The Apostichopus japonicus isolate 1M-3 chromosome 20, ASM3797524v1, whole genome shotgun sequence genome contains a region encoding:
- the LOC139961661 gene encoding cocaine esterase-like isoform X1: protein MMVVHRLLTLLVVITCCYCLQCILGEVTTDPVVNIGHTNIRGKVTQTDGGNRPVFAFRSIYYANPPVGSNRFSAPSPRTLPAGDYDATDYGPLCPQDMELLALAYHGYPIPSKKPSEDCLHLDVYTPTLDTNSRLPVMVWIHGGAFVNGGNALYDGSALAESQNVIVVAINYRVGPLGFLSFGDESAPGNYGLLDQQLAFRWVQNNIVYFGGDNGRVTIFGESAGGMCTSIHPLVPSNQQLFHRVITQSGPANSAMVVVENPSKWGGIMAEAVGCAGNNTERIINCLRTKSAEDISLVKIPESPDKPFLPFGPVVDGRFLLDYPMKLYQAGLIRVKADILIGFNNNEGGYGLLATRGPSGIDLSKFGVDMFRLMMVQEFSKLVPGDLSNLISRIEDIYSGPEGITDQTAFQTLGHIIGDGFVIAPTLAIADYTSESGFYTFVYEFQHRPSYYHGPEFVGADHGAEEPLVHGFPFLTKERQGSFTFTEEEKSLSDVMMTYWANFAKYGDPNGEKFQLPYWPPYSYTEKTYMQLRPIPEIAGNLKPNKVAFWNTVFSSVHVLKEGTFKHLSDEL, encoded by the exons ATGATGGTTGTGCACCGGTTGCTGACATTGCTTGTAGTTATAACCTGCTGCTACTGTTTACAATGCATCCTTG GTGAGGTGACCACTGACCCTGTGGTCAACATTGGTCACACAAATATACGAGGCAAGGTTACCCAAACCGATGGTGGAAACAGACCGGTCTTTGCATTCAGGTCGATTTACTATGCAAACCCTCCTGTCGGTAGCAACCGATTCTCGGCCCCTTCACCCCGTACTCTACCAGCTGGTGACTACGATGCCACGGACTATGGGCCTTTGTGTCCCCAAGATATGGAACTGCTTGCGCTTGCTTACCATGGGTACCCAATACCATCGAAAAAACCATCTGAGGACTGTCTTCACCTAGATGTCTACACACCTACTTTAGACACCAATTCAAGACTTCCTGTCATGGTATGGATACACGGCGGAGCATTTGTCAACGGCGGAAATGCCCTGTACGATGGATCAGCCTTGGCCGAATCCCAGAATGTCATAGTGGTGGCGATTAATTACCGTGTAGGTCCCCTAGGGTTCCTCTCCTTTGGTGATGAGAGTGCCCCGGGAAACTATGGTTTGCTGGATCAACAACTTGCCTTCCGCTGGGTCCAGAATAACATCGTCTACTTTGGCGGTGACAACGGACGGGTAACCATCTTTGGAGAATCGGCTGGCGGCATGTGCACCTCCATCCATCCCTTAGTTCCTTccaatcagcaattatttcacAGAGTCATCACACAGAGCGGTCCCGCAAACTCGGCGATGGTTGTGGTAGAAAACCCATCCAAGTGGGGAGGCATCATGGCAGAAGCGGTCGGCTGTGCGGGCAACAACACGGAGAGAATCATCAACTGCTTGAGAACTAAATCTGCGGAGGACATATCTCTGGTCAAGATCCCAGAATCACCCGACAAGCCCTTCTTGCCATTTGGACCGGTGGTCGATGGGAGATTTCTATTGGACTATCCCATGAAGTTATATCAGGCAGGGTTAATCCGAGTCAAGGCAGATATATTGATTGGATTCAACAATAACGAGGGTGGATATGGCCTGCTTGCAACACGTGGACCTTCTGGGATAGATTTGAGCAAGTTTGGTGTTGATATGTTCAGACTGATGATGGTACAGGAG TTTTCCAAGTTGGTCCCGGGGGATCTCTCTAACTTAATATCACGGATCGAGGACATTTACAGTGGCCCGGAGGGGATCACAGACCAGACGGCCTTCCAAACACTCGGCCACATCATTGGAGATGGGTTTGTGATCGCACCTACCCTAGCCATAGCCGATTATACGTCCG AATCTggattttatacatttgtttatgaGTTCCAGCACAGACCGTCGTATTACCATGGACCAGAGTTTGTGGGTGCTGATCATGGCGCAGAGGAACCACTCGTTCATGGTTTCCCATTTTTGACCAAAGAGAGACAAGGCAGCTTTACATTCACTGAGGAGGAGAAATCTCTCTCTGATGTCATGATGACGTACTGGGCTAACTTTGCCAAATATGG TGACCCTAACGGTGAGAAATTTCAGCTTCCGTACTGGCCTCCATATTCTTACACAGAGAAGACATATATGCAGCTGAGACCTATACCAGAAATAGCTGGTAACTTGAAACCAAACAAGGTCGCATTCTGGAACACAGTCTTCTCGTCGGTGCATGTTTTAAAGGAAGGAACGTTTAAGCATCTCTCCGATGAACTTTGA
- the LOC139961661 gene encoding cocaine esterase-like isoform X2, with product MMVVHRLLTLLVVITCCYCLQCILGEVTTDPVVNIGHTNIRGKVTQTDGGNRPVFAFRSIYYANPPVGSNRFSAPSPRTLPAGDYDATDYGPLCPQDMELLALAYHGYPIPSKKPSEDCLHLDVYTPTLDTNSRLPVMVWIHGGAFVNGGNALYDGSALAESQNVIVVAINYRVGPLGFLSFGDESAPGNYGLLDQQLAFRWVQNNIVYFGGDNGRVTIFGESAGGMCTSIHPLVPSNQQLFHRVITQSGPANSAMVVVENPSKWGGIMAEAVGCAGNNTERIINCLRTKSAEDISLVKIPESPDKPFLPFGPVVDGRFLLDYPMKLYQAGLIRVKADILIGFNNNEGGYGLLATRGPSGIDLSKFGVDMFRLMMVQEFSKLVPGDLSNLISRIEDIYSGPEGITDQTAFQTLGHIIGDGFVIAPTLAIADYTSESGFYTFVYEFQHRPSYYHGPEFVGADHGAEEPLVHGFPFLTKERQGSFTFTEEEKSLSDVMMTYWANFAKYG from the exons ATGATGGTTGTGCACCGGTTGCTGACATTGCTTGTAGTTATAACCTGCTGCTACTGTTTACAATGCATCCTTG GTGAGGTGACCACTGACCCTGTGGTCAACATTGGTCACACAAATATACGAGGCAAGGTTACCCAAACCGATGGTGGAAACAGACCGGTCTTTGCATTCAGGTCGATTTACTATGCAAACCCTCCTGTCGGTAGCAACCGATTCTCGGCCCCTTCACCCCGTACTCTACCAGCTGGTGACTACGATGCCACGGACTATGGGCCTTTGTGTCCCCAAGATATGGAACTGCTTGCGCTTGCTTACCATGGGTACCCAATACCATCGAAAAAACCATCTGAGGACTGTCTTCACCTAGATGTCTACACACCTACTTTAGACACCAATTCAAGACTTCCTGTCATGGTATGGATACACGGCGGAGCATTTGTCAACGGCGGAAATGCCCTGTACGATGGATCAGCCTTGGCCGAATCCCAGAATGTCATAGTGGTGGCGATTAATTACCGTGTAGGTCCCCTAGGGTTCCTCTCCTTTGGTGATGAGAGTGCCCCGGGAAACTATGGTTTGCTGGATCAACAACTTGCCTTCCGCTGGGTCCAGAATAACATCGTCTACTTTGGCGGTGACAACGGACGGGTAACCATCTTTGGAGAATCGGCTGGCGGCATGTGCACCTCCATCCATCCCTTAGTTCCTTccaatcagcaattatttcacAGAGTCATCACACAGAGCGGTCCCGCAAACTCGGCGATGGTTGTGGTAGAAAACCCATCCAAGTGGGGAGGCATCATGGCAGAAGCGGTCGGCTGTGCGGGCAACAACACGGAGAGAATCATCAACTGCTTGAGAACTAAATCTGCGGAGGACATATCTCTGGTCAAGATCCCAGAATCACCCGACAAGCCCTTCTTGCCATTTGGACCGGTGGTCGATGGGAGATTTCTATTGGACTATCCCATGAAGTTATATCAGGCAGGGTTAATCCGAGTCAAGGCAGATATATTGATTGGATTCAACAATAACGAGGGTGGATATGGCCTGCTTGCAACACGTGGACCTTCTGGGATAGATTTGAGCAAGTTTGGTGTTGATATGTTCAGACTGATGATGGTACAGGAG TTTTCCAAGTTGGTCCCGGGGGATCTCTCTAACTTAATATCACGGATCGAGGACATTTACAGTGGCCCGGAGGGGATCACAGACCAGACGGCCTTCCAAACACTCGGCCACATCATTGGAGATGGGTTTGTGATCGCACCTACCCTAGCCATAGCCGATTATACGTCCG AATCTggattttatacatttgtttatgaGTTCCAGCACAGACCGTCGTATTACCATGGACCAGAGTTTGTGGGTGCTGATCATGGCGCAGAGGAACCACTCGTTCATGGTTTCCCATTTTTGACCAAAGAGAGACAAGGCAGCTTTACATTCACTGAGGAGGAGAAATCTCTCTCTGATGTCATGATGACGTACTGGGCTAACTTTGCCAAATATGGGTAA